From Staphylococcus sp. M0911, a single genomic window includes:
- a CDS encoding GTP-binding protein, translated as MKNNNFRKISISIISGFLGSGKTTLLTHYISELLKIDEKIKVIMNEFGSFDIDSQNIDANIEVRSIINGCVCCDLKTDLITQIQSLIQQGDCNHIIIEATGIANPIEMITACQDPTIIEYINMPQIISLVDAERFLNRNDYTISTQTLMEEQLEISDLLVVNKIDCIDSKELHKIKEELVQINPHAPNVLTTYGQFDINLLSNQIIDKTVNHKHHHHHGIQSMKYTFTSPIDRQLFYQFIMQLPKNVMRLKGYVQFRDQPNETIEFQLAYGLPDFGPINQELPLSIVIIGEQIDINQLRNKLDMLQFT; from the coding sequence ATGAAAAATAATAATTTTAGAAAAATATCAATTTCTATCATAAGTGGTTTCCTAGGTAGTGGGAAAACCACGCTACTGACACATTATATTAGCGAATTATTAAAAATTGATGAGAAAATCAAAGTGATTATGAATGAATTTGGTTCATTTGATATTGATAGTCAAAATATAGACGCAAATATCGAAGTGCGATCAATCATCAATGGTTGTGTATGCTGCGATTTAAAGACAGACTTAATCACTCAAATTCAATCACTAATACAACAAGGTGATTGTAATCATATCATTATTGAGGCAACAGGAATTGCTAATCCTATAGAAATGATTACTGCATGTCAAGATCCGACTATTATCGAATATATAAATATGCCTCAAATCATTAGTTTAGTGGATGCTGAACGATTTTTAAATAGGAATGATTACACTATATCTACTCAAACACTAATGGAAGAACAACTTGAAATAAGTGATTTATTAGTCGTTAATAAAATAGATTGTATTGATTCTAAGGAATTACATAAAATCAAAGAAGAATTGGTTCAAATTAATCCCCATGCGCCCAATGTATTAACAACATATGGACAATTTGACATCAATTTATTAAGTAATCAAATCATAGATAAAACTGTCAATCATAAACACCACCATCACCATGGTATTCAAAGTATGAAATATACATTTACGAGCCCGATTGATCGCCAGTTATTTTATCAATTTATAATGCAATTACCGAAAAATGTGATGAGACTTAAAGGATATGTGCAATTTAGAGACCAACCCAATGAAACAATTGAATTTCAATTGGCTTATGGGTTGCCTGATTTTGGTCCCATCAATCAAGAATTGCCTTTATCAATAGTCATTATCGGAGAGCAAATCGACATTAATCAACTCAGAAATAAATTGGATATGTTACAATTTACTTGA
- a CDS encoding MarR family transcriptional regulator, whose protein sequence is MSDQHNLKEQLCFSLYNAQRQVNRYYSNKVFKKYNLTYPQFLVLTILWDESPVNVKKVVTELALDTGTVSPLLKRMEQVDLIKRERSEVDQREVFIHLTDKSEKIRPELSSASEKVATASSLSLEEVDELNRLLGKVIDAFNEAKDN, encoded by the coding sequence ATGTCTGATCAACATAATTTAAAAGAGCAACTATGCTTTAGTTTGTACAATGCTCAAAGACAAGTAAATCGCTACTACTCAAACAAAGTCTTTAAAAAGTACAATCTAACTTACCCACAATTCCTTGTATTAACTATTTTATGGGACGAGTCGCCTGTAAATGTTAAGAAGGTTGTGACTGAACTAGCACTTGATACTGGTACAGTATCCCCACTATTAAAAAGAATGGAACAGGTTGATTTAATCAAACGTGAACGTTCCGAAGTCGATCAACGTGAAGTATTTATTCACTTGACTGATAAAAGCGAAAAAATTAGACCCGAACTTAGCAGCGCTTCTGAAAAAGTTGCAACTGCATCATCATTGTCACTTGAAGAAGTGGATGAACTTAACCGATTATTAGGTAAAGTCATTGATGCATTTAATGAAGCTAAAGATAATTAA